In one window of Camelina sativa cultivar DH55 chromosome 15, Cs, whole genome shotgun sequence DNA:
- the LOC109129029 gene encoding non-specific lipid-transfer protein 2-like: MVMMKATWVSVLVLAAVLLVVLLPAAEAVTCSPMQLSPCAAAITSSSPPSALCCAKLKEQKPCLCSYMRNPSLRRFVSTPNARKVSKSCRLAIPRC; encoded by the coding sequence atggtgatgatgaaggcCACATGGGTTTCCGTTTTGGTCCTCGCGGCGGTCCTCCTAGTGGTTCTACTCCCCGCGGCTGAAGCCGTGACATGCTCGCCTATGCAACTAAGCCCATGTGCAGCGGCAATAACGTCGTCTTCTCCACCATCGGCGTTGTGCTGTGCTAAGCTCAAAGAGCAGAAGCCATGCCTATGTAGTTACATGAGAAACCCTAGCCTCCGTCGCTTCGTAAGCACTCCCAACGCTCGTAAAGTCTCTAAAAGTTGCAGACTCGCCATCCCGAGGTGTTGA